One Alphaproteobacteria bacterium genomic region harbors:
- a CDS encoding thiolase family protein — protein MNNVVIAGYARSPFAPAKKGELAKMRPDELAAQVVKALVERSGINPGDIEDVIMGCAMPEGEQGFNIARMVGFLAKLPETAAGTTVNRFCGSSMQSIHMAAGAIRMNAGQAFICAGVESMTRIPMGGFNPSPHPGLYGDYPEAYIGMGITAENLAKKYELSRAEQQEFAVSSHQKAAAAREGGKLSDEIITIVDGNNRIEQDGCIRPETTVEGLDGLDPAFDQAGTVTAGTSSPLTDGAAAVLVCAEDYADAQGLEKLARIKSIAVSGCAPEIMGIGPVGATEKALERAGLELGEIDVIELNEAFAAQSLAVIKETGMDQTRINLDGGAIALGHPLGASGARITGKAAQLMKREGKGLALATQCIGGGQGIATLMEAC, from the coding sequence ATGAACAACGTGGTTATCGCGGGCTATGCCCGTTCGCCGTTCGCGCCTGCCAAGAAGGGCGAGCTGGCCAAGATGCGTCCCGACGAGCTGGCGGCCCAGGTCGTCAAGGCCCTGGTAGAGCGCTCGGGCATCAACCCGGGCGACATCGAGGACGTCATCATGGGCTGCGCCATGCCCGAGGGCGAACAGGGCTTCAACATCGCCCGCATGGTGGGCTTCCTGGCCAAACTGCCGGAGACGGCCGCCGGCACCACGGTCAACCGTTTTTGTGGCTCGTCAATGCAGTCGATCCACATGGCGGCCGGCGCCATCCGCATGAACGCCGGCCAGGCCTTCATCTGCGCCGGGGTCGAATCGATGACCCGCATTCCCATGGGCGGCTTCAATCCCTCGCCCCACCCCGGGCTTTACGGCGACTATCCCGAGGCCTACATCGGCATGGGCATCACGGCCGAGAACCTGGCCAAGAAGTACGAGCTCAGCCGTGCCGAACAGCAGGAGTTCGCCGTCTCCAGCCATCAAAAGGCGGCGGCAGCGCGTGAGGGCGGCAAGCTCAGCGACGAGATCATCACCATCGTCGACGGCAACAACCGCATCGAACAGGACGGCTGCATCCGGCCCGAGACCACCGTGGAAGGCCTCGATGGCCTCGATCCGGCCTTCGACCAGGCCGGCACGGTGACCGCCGGCACCTCCTCGCCGCTGACCGACGGCGCCGCCGCCGTGCTGGTCTGCGCCGAGGACTACGCCGACGCCCAGGGCCTGGAAAAACTCGCCCGCATCAAGTCCATCGCGGTTTCCGGCTGTGCCCCCGAGATCATGGGCATCGGCCCCGTGGGCGCCACGGAAAAAGCCCTGGAGCGCGCCGGCCTCGAGCTCGGAGAGATCGACGTCATCGAGCTCAACGAGGCCTTCGCCGCCCAGTCGCTGGCGGTGATCAAGGAAACCGGCATGGATCAGACGCGCATCAACCTCGATGGCGGCGCCATCGCGCTGGGCCATCCCCTGGGCGCCAGCGGCGCCCGCATCACCGGCAAGGCAGCGCAATTGATGAAGCGCGAGGGCAAGGGCCTGGCGCTGGCCACCCAGTGCATCGGCGGCGGCCAGGGCATCGCCACGCTGATGGAAGCCTGCTAG